Sequence from the Fulvivirga ligni genome:
CCATATGCTTCTAATCCAGAGGTTAGGAAAGGTATAATTAGGTCTATAGCAAAACAAGAATCGCCAATGGTGCAGGTGGCGCTGGCAGAAATGATGGTAAGGCTTCAGGTAAAGGGTTCTGTGAAGGAATTAGAGAATCTGGCAGGTAAGGAAACTACACCGCCGGAGGTGAAAGAAAAGCTAAAGGAAAGCATAGATATACTCATTTAGAAACAATAACAACACTCAAATAAATAGGTAAATTAAAACAGTAATTAGATGAAGAAAGGATTATTAAGTATAGTGATTTTGGCATTGACCTGCGGGAATTTTATAGTGGCGTTGGCTCAGGATAAAGGTGAATTTGCAGTGCCATTCAGTGATCCTGCCAAGCGTGGTAAAGTGAATGTGGATATAAAAAGTGGCTTTATAGAAGTAGTGGGAACAAGCAGAAAGGACGTTATGGTTTCCTACGAAAAGAAGAATAGTCATGGTAAAAAGTCTACCGAAAGAACGGATGGCTTAAAGAGAATCTCTGCAGGCACCTTAGATCTTGAAGTAAGTGAAAATAACAACCTTATTGATATAGAATCCAGCTCATGGGGCAGTGGCGTGAATCTCAAGATTGAGGTGCCTACGAATGTAGACCTTCACGTAGAGACTTATAATGATGGTTATGTAATGATCTCTAATGTAAATGGTGAAATTGTGGCGGAGAACTATAATGGTAAAATCACAGCTGAAAATATTTCTGGCTCACTGGTGGCCGATACTTACAACGGATCTATTAATGCTACTTTCGTGAAGGTTTCTCCTGATACGCCCATGGCATTTACCACCTACAATGGCAATGTGGATCTTACTTTTCCCTCAACTGTAAAGGCTAGCTTAAAGATGAAATCTGCTCAGGGAGAGGTTTTATCAGGTTTTGACTTCACGGTGAAGAAGAATGAGCCCATCACAAAAACTGAAAAGAAATCAGGTACTTATAAGGTGTATTTAGATGATTGGGTACGAGGCGATATCAATGGAGGAGGAGCTGAATTCATGATAAAAAATTATAATGGCGATATTTATTTAAGAAAGAAGTAACCATTGCAGATTTATGGAGTACATATTAAATAAGGTCATTAACTTAAAACAACATGAAAAATTTATTTACAGCATTAATTCTAATTATTTCTCCGCTTTTTGTCACTGCACAAACGGTTAAGCTAGATAATCTTTCCAGCTTTGATAAGCTGATTATTAAAGGAGATGTGAAGGAACTTACATTTTCACCAATGGCTTTTGGAAATCAAACTTCGCTAAGCATAGAGGGAATAGAGCAGAAGAACGTTACATCGGAGGTTTCAGCAGGTACTTTAACACTTAAGGTGGAAGGTTCTGTTGATCAGGTGAAGGTTTTTGGCAGCGCCGTTAAACGAATTGTCGGCCCGAAAGATATGGTGATTACAGGTGCAGAAACTGTAGGGGATGCCGGAAATTATGTGGTGACGAACTACACATATGGTGGTTTTGCAGATGGTATTGCGGCCTTGAACAATATGAATATTCAGATTCCTGAAATCAATATTCCTGAGATGAACTTTGAAGAATTTGAAGTGGCTATTCCTCCGATCAGCATTCCTGAAATGAATATTGATTTAGGAGAGGAGCTACATATGAG
This genomic interval carries:
- a CDS encoding DUF4097 family beta strand repeat-containing protein encodes the protein MKKGLLSIVILALTCGNFIVALAQDKGEFAVPFSDPAKRGKVNVDIKSGFIEVVGTSRKDVMVSYEKKNSHGKKSTERTDGLKRISAGTLDLEVSENNNLIDIESSSWGSGVNLKIEVPTNVDLHVETYNDGYVMISNVNGEIVAENYNGKITAENISGSLVADTYNGSINATFVKVSPDTPMAFTTYNGNVDLTFPSTVKASLKMKSAQGEVLSGFDFTVKKNEPITKTEKKSGTYKVYLDDWVRGDINGGGAEFMIKNYNGDIYLRKK